The following are encoded in a window of Castanea sativa cultivar Marrone di Chiusa Pesio chromosome 5, ASM4071231v1 genomic DNA:
- the LOC142636916 gene encoding xyloglucan endotransglucosylase protein 1-like isoform X2, whose protein sequence is MATYTYHRISVMFLLLFILSSIMVANAGTFYEDFNITWGEHRAMILDNGKLLTLNLDQICGSGFQSKRSYLFGWIDMQLKLVSGNSAGTVTAYYLSSEGPNHDEIDFEFLGNLSGDPYIVHTNVFTQGKGDREQQFYLWFDPTKDFHTYSIVWNLRCIILLVDNIPIRVFENQESIGIPFPKSQPMKLYSSLWNADQWATRGGLVKTDWSKAPFTAYYRNFNANACVWFRDSSSCSSLSTNTMTNRANWQTLGLDANGRRRLRWVQKYYMIYNYCTDFKRFPEGRPKECRHSRFL, encoded by the exons atgGCAACATACACTTATCATAGAATTTCAGTGATGTTCTTGCTCTTGTTCATTTTGAGTTCCATCATGGTTGCTAATGCTGGTACCTTCTATGAAGATTTCAACATAACATGGGGTGAACATCGTGCTATGATACTCGATAACGGGAAGCTCCTCACTCTTAATCTTGACCAGATTTGTGGCTCCGGCTTCCAATCCAAAAGATCATATCTATTTGGATGGATCGACATGCAGCTAAAGCTCGTCTCCGGCAACTCAGCCGGCACTGTCACGGCTTACTAT TTATCCTCAGAAGGACCAAACCACGACGAGATCGATTTTGAGTTCTTGGGAAACCTGAGTGGAGATCCTTATATTGTCCATACAAACGTGTTCACGCAAGGGAAAGGAGATAGAGAGCAACAATTCTACCTCTGGTTCGACCCAACAAAAGATTTCCACACCTATTCCATTGTTTGGAATCTACGATGCATCAT ATTATTAGTGGATAACATCCCCATAAGAGTGTTTGAAAACCAAGAATCCATTGGGATTCCCTTTCCAAAGAGCCAGCCCATGAAGCTTTACTCTAGCCTTTGGAACGCAGACCAGTGGGCAACGAGAGGTGGGCTCGTGAAAACAGATTGGTCCAAGGCTCCTTTCACTGCCTACTACAGAAATTTCAATGCCAATGCCTGTGTGTGGTTCAGGGActcatcttcttgttcttcattgtcgACCAATACTATGACTAATAGAGCTAATTGGCAAACTCTAGGACTCGATGCAAATGGGAGAAGAAGACTCAGATGGGTGCAAAAGTACTACATGATTTACAACTATTGTACCGATTTTAAGCGATTTCCCGAGGGTCGGCCTAAGGAGTGCCGGCACTCTAGGTTCCTTTAA
- the LOC142636916 gene encoding xyloglucan endotransglucosylase protein 1-like isoform X1 encodes MAKSHCTCTCIKMMFLLLFILSSIMVANAGTFYEDFNITWGEHRAMILDNGKLLTLNLDQICGSGFQSKRSYLFGWIDMQLKLVSGNSAGTVTAYYLSSEGPNHDEIDFEFLGNLSGDPYIVHTNVFTQGKGDREQQFYLWFDPTKDFHTYSIVWNLRCIILLVDNIPIRVFENQESIGIPFPKSQPMKLYSSLWNADQWATRGGLVKTDWSKAPFTAYYRNFNANACVWFRDSSSCSSLSTNTMTNRANWQTLGLDANGRRRLRWVQKYYMIYNYCTDFKRFPEGRPKECRHSRFL; translated from the exons atggccaaatcacattgtacctgcacatgtatcaaaa TGATGTTCTTGCTCTTGTTCATTTTGAGTTCCATCATGGTTGCTAATGCTGGTACCTTCTATGAAGATTTCAACATAACATGGGGTGAACATCGTGCTATGATACTCGATAACGGGAAGCTCCTCACTCTTAATCTTGACCAGATTTGTGGCTCCGGCTTCCAATCCAAAAGATCATATCTATTTGGATGGATCGACATGCAGCTAAAGCTCGTCTCCGGCAACTCAGCCGGCACTGTCACGGCTTACTAT TTATCCTCAGAAGGACCAAACCACGACGAGATCGATTTTGAGTTCTTGGGAAACCTGAGTGGAGATCCTTATATTGTCCATACAAACGTGTTCACGCAAGGGAAAGGAGATAGAGAGCAACAATTCTACCTCTGGTTCGACCCAACAAAAGATTTCCACACCTATTCCATTGTTTGGAATCTACGATGCATCAT ATTATTAGTGGATAACATCCCCATAAGAGTGTTTGAAAACCAAGAATCCATTGGGATTCCCTTTCCAAAGAGCCAGCCCATGAAGCTTTACTCTAGCCTTTGGAACGCAGACCAGTGGGCAACGAGAGGTGGGCTCGTGAAAACAGATTGGTCCAAGGCTCCTTTCACTGCCTACTACAGAAATTTCAATGCCAATGCCTGTGTGTGGTTCAGGGActcatcttcttgttcttcattgtcgACCAATACTATGACTAATAGAGCTAATTGGCAAACTCTAGGACTCGATGCAAATGGGAGAAGAAGACTCAGATGGGTGCAAAAGTACTACATGATTTACAACTATTGTACCGATTTTAAGCGATTTCCCGAGGGTCGGCCTAAGGAGTGCCGGCACTCTAGGTTCCTTTAA